The sequence below is a genomic window from Raphanus sativus cultivar WK10039 unplaced genomic scaffold, ASM80110v3 Scaffold1539, whole genome shotgun sequence.
ACCAGCACATAAAACTACGTTTTTCCCATACAATGAAAAAAAGATTTTAGCAAACAGAACAATTTGAAACCGAATTTGATCCTGCCTGCTACTTCCTAGAATGTCTATACACAtatctttatcaaaaaaaaaacacttaatgCAGGAACAAAACATCTGTTCTCTATACATAGTTTCCTCCTGCGTGTATCCCCTTCCGCGATTTCTAGATGAGAGCTACAACTACTGCTTATACGTTCGCCTACCTGAAAGAAAAAAGGGTTCAAAAACAGCATCAGGAAATCAAGTAGGACATAATTAACTGAAAACAAGCTATGTTAAATTATTAGATGACCAAAATATGAAATGCGGAAGTGGTTGGTCTCAAGATGAAACAGAAAACGAGCTAGACAAGAGAAACTTTAGTACtaacagatgatgatgatagagaAGTAACATCATACTTGTTATTTCTGGCCCTGTTACAATCGATTCCCTCCAGGTTGAGCTTTTTCCACCACATAAGGAGCAATCAAGGTATCCAGTTTTACCAACCAGAGAGCAATCGCAGAAGTTGTTCGAGGCATAGAAGGGAAGCTAGTTATAATTTCTCCCATTAATGCGTTTTCCTCACCAAAGTGCCATAACCAATCTTCATTGATTGCCCCAACAAAGTCGCCAATCACCTTCAGCAACACGAAATAGTTAGAGAACAATCAATTTGGACTACCAATAGGGAAAAAGGAACTTgcataataaaatgaaaacctgCGTAATTTCAGACAAAGTTGAGCTTCGTCGAAGCCTTTTGGCCCATAACCTATGAgctgactttttccatgcaccAATCAAGGAATCTTCAGGCATTGCAGACTGAAAAATGATGTTATTAACACAAAACCAAGAAAGGTTTCAGGCTTCTTTAAGACAAAAGAAAGGGAAAATAGTAAAAAGGCAAAAGAAAGACTATCGACAGACCTCAATGGCATACACTGCAGCCTTTAGTGATTGCAACTGGGAAGATAGAACTTTATGATCCGGAAATGAATCACTACTCTCTTCATTCTTCCTACTGCATGTGGCTGCATGAATCGCATATCTTTCTTCAAGATCTACATCAAGCTCAAAGGTACCATGGCAAATCTTACAGTGCTTCTCATCTCTCCAATACAAATCATGACAACTCTTACACCTAGTAAGTGAGTCAAGGTAGGATCTTCGGCTGTGTTTAACAGCATTGAGATTAAGATAATAATTATCCCATATCCATTCATCAAACTCCTGAACAAGGCGGCTTTTCTCCCTCTTACTTCCCATCTCAAATACTATAGCTGCTTGTTGTTGATCATTGGCAATCTCATTCAGACATAGGTTGTTGTTGTCTATATCAGAAaccggtgaagaagaagaactgtCCTCTCTGACTAAATGATCAATTCTTCTTAACATAGCTTGACAGAGAAAACTTTCTCGTTTCTCCAATGACTCAATAAGCCGAGCTTCCCGTCTACCCCTATCGTCCAACACTGACAACAGTGCCCGTAAAGCCTGCACCCAAGTAAAAGTTTTAGGCACAGAATCATACAATACTTGCAATACAGGGGTTTTCATTTAATTGACATCACCTCCTTGTGGCTGATAACTTCCCAGTGACCATCTTCAGAAGATTCAAAGTAGACACACCTATGACCAGGGTCATTCGGATTGCATGGGCCTAAGAAAAGCCAGTACCTGTTGAGCCTACGGTCAGAACCAAGGTATACAGATTGCATAGGGTGAACATTATCTCCAGCGAGCTTTGTAAAAGCCCCCACAATTGATGATGAATCAACTGGCTGAGAATCAGACGATTTAGAAGATAGCTCTTCGATTCGCTCTCCTCCATGGACCCATGATACGCGTGGATAACTGTACTGATTAGAAGAGGATGCTCTCTTGATTTTTCCACCAGAACCATGACTGTAGATACTAGGGACACAGTCAACCATAGCTCTGGGTAAATCCTGTGGTACAAGATCAAAGTTAGCACACAGCACCAAAGACAGTTGtgataaaaactataaaataaaaataagaaaaatctaTGTGTTGCCAAGAAGTGTAACTTTCTCAACTCTCGCATATGAGAAGGGGGTCAGTTTTTAAGTTATATACAGAAACAAATCTCACACTCATGTTATGAAAGTTATTCAGCACTTTAAGAGTTGGTAGAAATATATGTGTTCTAGTTAGTTACCTCAATTCTAATAGTGGAACCAGAACTAAGAAGATCAATCAAAGCCATGAAAACATCTAACTTCTCTTCAATGCTTAAGTCTGAATATTCCCCCTCCATTAGCCCCAACAGCCACGGTTCTCCAGGATGGCTTTCATCAATCTCACTGCATACTTCCAACATCTTCCGCCTTTTCCTACACTTAGCCTTTCGAATTTCTGAAACACGCTCGATCTCATCACcagattcatcatcatcaacactTCCAGACTCCTCGCCCGAATCAGAGTCATGGTCCTCAGAGAAACAATTAACACGTACACGATATGTagattcagatattttttcGAATATTGTAATATCACTTGCCAGCGTTGAACATATTGAACGCTCTCGTTCTTCTGATGATGCAGTTGCAAGATTCAGCGCAGCAACCTAACATTAACCAGCAGAGCCTATTCTATTAGATATAATCTAGGATTTCAGAAAGCAGGAGAACAGTACAAAAAAATACCTCTGCTGCAGCACTAGCTAACTCGGATATTTTCAAGCCATTTTTGCCTTGCTCGTTAAGCACTCTAAATAATTCACCCTTTAATGTTCCAAGACGGAGGCCATACTTTTTCATGAGTCTCCTTTCCtacaggaagaagaagaaaggtaaCATCAACCAATAACGcgtcagaaaataaaaaataaaacccaTATAAACGACATAGAACATGCACAGGAGAATGTATAGAAAAAGAGAATATTGAGCAAGAACCTTCAGTATCCAGATGCTAACTAACCCTAATAAACAAAACATGCTAGTATATGAACTAACTTTAATAcgaactagatcttgacccgtgcgcccgcacgggtagtaattttctattttaattttttttatttatactaaatgatgtatcttattatatttgatcgttttacattgactaaGCTAGAGGTTGATATTTGGATACTCACTCGAATTGGATTAAAATCTATTcagatttgagttttttgagtttaaagattccaGCTGTATTCggttgtttataaattttggtccCGGTTTGATGCGGATCTTTACAGGTttggataacccgtttaaattgtttttgaattttaaaaatttatatatactttaaattttcctgaatctaaaaataaaaataatataacatataaaaataatatatcatataaatttgaataatataaatcCGCTTGGATATTTATCCAGTTTTGGTTCAAATTTGGTGATACTTTCTCGttcagattttttaaatgaagagttgatattttaatttcaattaattgtttgtccaataaaaagtACTTTTTAagctgataaaaatatatatttttgacattgatttaatggaaaagtgaatgaagtgtatttaaatcaaatttaatttaggaaaacaaattaatatttaccGAATATTTAACATGTAATTTTTGCTTAATATATTGGAAAGTGATTTAGTGAACAATGAGAATATGGAAATCTATTCTTAGAATATTTGGTTAAAAAAGATTCTTTCAATCacgtttaaaaaatatcaatttagatatttttataatcacgTTTAAAAATATCAGTTTAGATATTTGGTAAGATTTCATAATcttagtttaaataattttgatacaTTAGACGAAAAATCTGTTAAAATAACTCAGTTTAAATAAGGAAATTAAATTTGGATagtttagaaatataattaaatgataaaaaatctAGTGGCATAGACTtttaattatttaggaaaactaagggttaattctaatttgtacttcacttttaatagattaagaTGAAAAGGACAAGAGAAGTAGTAGAGCATTTTCAGGCATTTATGTAATGAACTATATTTTCGATCTTGCAAGCCAATCAAATAGATTAGACAGATAGTGTTTCAACGAATCAAAAGAGTGCACGAAATCAGCACCTTACTTAGTTCCTCTGATTGAACAGCCCGCTTTACTGAACCAAAACCAGCTGCAACCAAAATCTGACGCAATATCTCCGCCCATGTAAGAGAATTTAATGAATCCTTCCACATATCAAGAATAAGATTTTGGCTCTCCACCTAAAGAAAATCACATCATTGGAGAATATCAAAACCTGTCTCtcaatataagaaaaacaaactagATATCGGAAGTATGCCAAGTGAGAAAAATAGCTGGGCATACCGACTGTAGCAGGGCTAGAAACTTGCATGATATAGTCAAGGATGAAAAAGATCCTCTTTGCAGCTCGGTTTCAACATCAAGCAGAAGCAACTTGAGCAGGGAAAGATGAATTTTACCAAGGAGCAAGGAGTCCTGAAGCATAGAAAGAGGAAATgatattttaagaaaaagtGAACGGGATGTGGAAACAATTTCCTAAGAGATTGACCATTTTGTTTGCAAATAAAGAGAGACCAACCACCTTATGATGAAATGCGCGTGTGAACTGGTCAATTGTGAAGGGACATATATCAAAAGTTACTGAATAAGTATACAGGAAATGGACAACCTGTCAACATATATACGTACTAGAGGTCAGTTCCAAGGCAAGAAATGGTAATTATTAAGAAATAACCACCAAGTGCACACCTTAAAAAGTTTCTTGACAGACTCTGGAGAAGAGTTCCATGGATGCAAAGCAAAAGGCAGCCTCATGCCAACAGAATTTGGGGGAAACTTGGGCAACAAATGATctggaaacaaaaaaacagatgTAACAAAAGGTACTTGAACGAACGAGAAAagtctctcactctctctcagAATACATACCTTTGCAAAGAAAACAAGATCCACTACTAGTAGCACTAGTATGGTGGCATGAACAAGTTAACGGAGGATTGACAAGTCCTTCCTGTCGCTCCAAATCCTCGTCATCAACAAGTATCGAAATTGTTTGACAGGTTTCTTTAAATACCTCCCCAAGCTCACATTTTTCATCAAATGCTGCCGTCTCATCTTTGTTTAATTCGGTGGTGGTCTGCAGAACATTAGTGTCAAAAATCAAATCTTTGTTGGCTATATTGAAACAAGAgttccaagaagaagaagagatcaaaAGCTACCTCTATATTTATAGAATTCCTCTTCTTTTCCGGCGACTTCTTATTCTTATTCTTATTCTTCTGCAACAGTTTCTGCTTCTGaagaaagcaaacaaaaaaaaatgcagttaacaaaaaaaagaagataaattaGGTAAAACAACCAATAGAGTACCAGGATTGATGCTAATTGTGatttgttgttgttcttcttcttcttcggtgATGAGGTTTGAGCAGCTAATGTTGGTGCTCTATCGTGACTATTAGGATTCATAACCCGCCATGCTGTCATCAAACCCTTGCCAATACCGTATTGTTTCTTCTTTACAACAACGCCGCAATCCTGATCCTCACTCGTGGAAACCTAAAAGCAAAGATCAATCGAagactaactaactaactaactaactaagtTAGGGTTATGAAAGAGGATTGATTCGACTAATACCTTTCTCTTTCTTGCCacgctttcttcttctcctttctgTTGAAGAATTGTAGTACCTTTGCTGCGGCGGGGTGATGGAAGATGGTCGAATTGGAAACCAAGTGAAGGACCATCCTTTCTAAAAACCTTTGCCAAAATGTACTGTGAGCTCAACAGCTTCTGACGACAACTGATCTTCTCAATCGGCTGAGGAGGAATCTTGGCTACTctcgccgccgccgccgccagGGATTTCGATTTCGTCCTACTTGTTCTTCTTCCTACTTCATCCATTTCCTGAGGAGGAGTCGGATTCATTTTCTCTGCGTTCATCACATATATAATCTGGAACTACGCGGTAGAGGACCTCCCGCCGATTTTGGATCGGCTGAGAgtgttttgagaaaaaaaaataaaaacccttGAAAAACCCCTTTAGGATTTTGAGATTTGTATAAACCCTTGCAGGAAAAAGAATTATGAAGTAAGATGGTGAGCAAAATGAACGGCTGTGTAGGGTTTTAGGTTTCGGAGGAGATGAAATGCGCTAAAAGACTCTTTCACCCTTCATttaacttcttcttttcttaaaaaaaaacaaaatatcacaCATTTGAtgtcatgatttttttttctaaactaaaaagggttaaacccggatcTATTAAAGACACAGACCTAACTCCCGGATAAAtgtacagcccacggatagattttctcctgggcattcaaatgagtcgaaagtAATGAGCTTTATTGGGTTTTAATTCCCTCAAGCGCCACTAGGCCACCACCACTGGTTTTGATGTCATGATTTTCCAGTCTGAATTTTCagttttcagaaaaaaaaagtcactTTATTTACCGTCTAGTCTTACggttttcaaaatttacattCCAATTAATCTATGTTTAATTTCTgtatgtattcaatttagcatttgatgtgatttgatttttaatggagttttagatgattttaataagttgcagagatttaggtgatttttgttaaactactttagaatatcacctaaaacaccTCAaaaaactccacccaaacaccctaaaatcacctcaaaactttaaaatcccacaacttaaaatattttcaataacagtggatttcagagtactttacgaaatgtcaagttcaataacagtggattttaaatgagtttttaaaattcatgtttgaataacagtggatttgtcattttaatacaaatcacctgaaactctcagttgaatacatcccccttaatttatttatcttttaaaataattagataaaaaattaatattatgtttagttagatattttaaaaacatctaacaatacttttttttttgtcaactgtttCATTCATTAAAATCTTGAAGATTACAATGATTCAGAGCCAAGATATTACATATTGTTGAGTATTTATCCTAGCTCTTTTTGCTAACTGATCAACATATTCAACAAAGTTTCTAGGTACATATTTGAATGTGAAGTTGTTTGTGCTGGCTAAATTGAGAATATCTTGGATGATGATTGATGCTTCATTCCATGTATTCCTATTCATCTCTTCTTTCATCATCTTGAACAGTTGAGCACAATCCCCTAGAAACATAACGTTCTTGTAGCTTAGAGCGTTTAGTTGTTGAACAGCAAGCAGAGTAGCCATCGCTTCAGCTTGTAGTGCTGACTCTGTTGGTGGGATTGCTGAACTACCTTGGATGAGTAGAGTGCCTTCTTTGCTGTATAAGGACCACCCTATTTCAGCTGGTTCAGTGGAAGATTTCCAAGATGCATCAGCAATGCAGTAGTGCATTGTATTCTCCTTTATGATGTCGTTTATGGAAGTAGGTTGAGGTGGGCGATTAGTTTGAGTTGGAGGCTCGTTAAATTTGACAGCTTCATCCCACGCTTGTTTATCCATCATAGCTGCGTTGATTGTATGGGTTATGTGCTCCCTTTTGTTCTGAAACAGcagcttgtttctcattttCCATATACGCCATCCAAGGAACAATGCTAGATTGTTCTTTGATTCCTCCattttttgttgtaaaagtACCTGTACAAATGATAGAAGATCATGAGCAGTATCTAATTTCTCAGTCAAATCTGTATGGGATAGTGTCCATATCTCTCTGGTCACAGGACACTTGAACAGCATATGAGTTAGAGTTTCTAGATATTCCCCACACAGTTGACAGTCTAAAGGTACTTTACATCCTCTTCTTCTTAATGTTTCAGCTACTGGTAAACCATTATGTAGCAGTTTccaccaaaatattttaatttttggtgGGATACTGCATTTCCATAGTTTTTGTAATAGCTGATTTCTAATTTGTATTTGGGAAGGGGAATGAACCTGATTGTGGTCATTGTGTTGTGTCTCCATAAATGATTCCCCTTGCTCGTTATCTATTTGTCTTTGGAGGTGATAATCAGATTTGACCGAGTAAGAGCCCGTCTTGCTATATCTCCAATAAAGCTTGTCTTCTGAACCTGTTATACTCGGTCTTAGACGCATGATTCTATGAACATCTTCATCGTAGAACAGTCTATTTAAGAGAGAGAGGTTCCATATTTTAGTATTAGGAATGAAAAGCTTTTGTACCGTAAGGTTGAGGAGGGTTGTTTCACCAGGTCCCTTGGGGGTAGTAGAGTTTCCTCCTAGCAGCCAACTGTCTTTCCAAACTCTGATATGTGCTCCATTTCCTAGTGCCCAATGCATTCCTTTACGGACTAAAGGCTGAGTTTGGATTATGCTCCTCCATGCGAGGCTTGATGACTGATAGCTTCGTGCCTCCAAGAAATCTGTGTTTCTGAAATATTTTGCTTTGTAAACTCTAGCTAATAGAGAAGATGGATGGGTTATAAGTCTCCAAGCTTGCTTTGCAAGTAGAGCTTTATTAAAGGCTTGCATATCTCTAAATCCCAAACTACCTTCTTTTTTAGATAGAGTTACCTTATTCCAAGCTATCCAAGGTATAGAGTGCCGGTCTTGACTTGTGGACCACCAGAAATTTCTCATCGCCTTTGTTATCTCCTGTATCAATATTTTAGGGAGCATAAAACAAGACATTGTGTATGTTGGTAAGGCTGTGATGACTGCTTTTAGGAGGATCTCTTTCCCTGCTGGAGACAAAAATTTGGTGTACCAGCTATCTAGCTTATTTCTAATTCTTTCTGTGATGTATTGAAAGACTTCTTTACGCCTTCTACCAATATGGTCAGGAAGCCCTAGATATTTACCAAAACCTTCTATTTTGTGATACCAAATAGCTTTGTTATATTTACTTGCAATGTGGAAGGAGTACCTTTTGCAAAAGTAATCGCGGATTTGTTGTAGTTGATCTCCTGCCCTGAAGCTTCTTGGTATACTTGGAGGATTCTGGACAGGTTGCGGCTCTCTTTCTCATTTTCTTGGCAGAATATTAAGGAATCATCTGCGAATAGTAAATGAGAGATTGCAGGACCATTTCGAGAAGCTTTAAAACCATGGATCATATGGCTCTGAATATTCTGTTTGATTAACCTTGAGAGACCTTCAACGCATAAGATATATAAATAAGGGGAAATGGGATCACCTTGTCTGAGTCCTCTACTTGGGAATATTGTTTTTGTCGGTTCCCCATTGACCAGCACTGAGTAGGTTACAGTGGTTATACACTTCATGATCCATGCTctccattgatcacaaaatccCATCTTTTTCATTAATGCATCTATAAAGCACCATTCAACTTTGTCAAAAGCTTTTGAAATGTCCAATTTCAAAGCCATATacttgtttttgaaatttttagtgTGTAGAGAATGCAGTAATTCGTGGGCTATAAGTACGTTATCAGTGATCAATCTCTCAGGAATGAAAGCAAATTGGTTTTCGGATATCAGTTTGTGAAGCCATGGTTTTAATCTCTCAGCTAACACCTTAGATATTTTCTTATATGCCACGTTAGCCAGACTGATGGGTCTAGATTCCTTGATGGAAGTCGGGTTTTCAATCTTAGGGATTAAGCATATGTGAGTATGATTAATTCTAGGGTCTAGCTGATTTTTCTCgaaaaaaagtttaacaaaTGAGATGACACCTGGTTTAATGGCTTCCCAATGATGTCTGAAAAAGCTTGGTGACATGCCGTCAGGTCCTGGTGCCTTCTCCGGGTTCATCTTGAATACCGCTGCTTTGATTTCTTCCTCTGTCACTGGGGAGGTGAGCTTCATGTTGATGTCTGCTGTTACTGTTTCAGGAATACCAGCCATTAAAGAGTTGTCAATGCTATTTCCATTGGCCGCAAATAATTTTGTGAAGTAGTTGTGAATATGAGTATGAATATCCTTGTCTTTAGACAGAGACTTCCCTTGATCGTCTTGAAGGTGAGTGATTCTGTTGTAGTGTCTTCTCTGCCTTGTCTTGTTGTGAAAGAACTTTGTGTTCTTATCACCCAGTTGAAGCCACAGAACTCTACTCTTCGTTCTCCAGTATTCCTCTTCTAATATGTATTGTAGCTGGAGTTGTATCTTCAATCCTGATAGATAAGCATAATCAATAGAAGGCGCATCATAAGCTAGCTGGATTTTATTTTTCAGTTCTCGAATAAGCTTTCCTGAGTTTGTAGAGTGCTTGCTTCTCCATTTGGATAGAGCTTTCCTGCATTGCTTTATAATATGATGCATATCACCAGCAGCTAGGTTGGTTGATTCTTGAGTGCATGCCTGTTTTATTGTCTAAAAAATCCCACGATAAAGTCTCTATCTGCTATCATATTTAAATAAGTTAGATTTCTTCCACTTATCTCTTTCGGTATTGAGCAGTAAAGGTCTATGATCAGAGCCAATCCAGGGTAAAAGGGATACCGAAGACATGGGATAAATATCTAACCAGTCACAGTTTGCA
It includes:
- the LOC130504392 gene encoding homeobox-DDT domain protein RLT3-like, producing the protein MNAEKMNPTPPQEMDEVGRRTSRTKSKSLAAAAARVAKIPPQPIEKISCRQKLLSSQYILAKVFRKDGPSLGFQFDHLPSPRRSKGTTILQQKGEEESVARKRKVSTSEDQDCGVVVKKKQYGIGKGLMTAWRVMNPNSHDRAPTLAAQTSSPKKKKNNNKSQLASILKQKLLQKNKNKNKKSPEKKRNSINIETTTELNKDETAAFDEKCELGEVFKETCQTISILVDDEDLERQEGLVNPPLTCSCHHTSATSSGSCFLCKDHLLPKFPPNSVGMRLPFALHPWNSSPESVKKLFKVVHFLYTYSVTFDICPFTIDQFTRAFHHKDSLLLGKIHLSLLKLLLLDVETELQRGSFSSLTISCKFLALLQSVESQNLILDMWKDSLNSLTWAEILRQILVAAGFGSVKRAVQSEELSKERRLMKKYGLRLGTLKGELFRVLNEQGKNGLKISELASAAAEVAALNLATASSEERERSICSTLASDITIFEKISESTYRVRVNCFSEDHDSDSGEESGSVDDDESGDEIERVSEIRKAKCRKRRKMLEVCSEIDESHPGEPWLLGLMEGEYSDLSIEEKLDVFMALIDLLSSGSTIRIEDLPRAMVDCVPSIYSHGSGGKIKRASSSNQYSYPRVSWVHGGERIEELSSKSSDSQPVDSSSIVGAFTKLAGDNVHPMQSVYLGSDRRLNRYWLFLGPCNPNDPGHRCVYFESSEDGHWEVISHKEALRALLSVLDDRGRREARLIESLEKRESFLCQAMLRRIDHLVREDSSSSSPVSDIDNNNLCLNEIANDQQQAAIVFEMGSKREKSRLVQEFDEWIWDNYYLNLNAVKHSRRSYLDSLTRCKSCHDLYWRDEKHCKICHGTFELDVDLEERYAIHAATCSRKNEESSDSFPDHKVLSSQLQSLKAAVYAIESAMPEDSLIGAWKKSAHRLWAKRLRRSSTLSEITQVIGDFVGAINEDWLWHFGEENALMGEIITSFPSMPRTTSAIALWLVKLDTLIAPYVVEKAQPGGNRL
- the LOC130504391 gene encoding uncharacterized mitochondrial protein AtMg00310-like, with amino-acid sequence MSCFMLPKILIQEITKAMRNFWWSTSQDRHSIPWIAWNKVTLSKKEGSLGFRDMQAFNKALLAKQAWRLITHPSSLLARVYKAKYFRNTDFLEARSYQSSSLAWRSIIQTQPLVRKGMHWALGNGAHIRVWKDSWLLGGNSTTPKGPGETTLLNLTVQKTSFIGDIARRALTRSNLIITSKDK